From the Oleiphilus messinensis genome, one window contains:
- the prpF gene encoding 2-methylaconitate cis-trans isomerase PrpF, translating into MTHVPQIKIPATYIRGGTSKGVFFRLQDLPEAAQAPGAARDAILLRVIGSPDPYGKQIDGMGGATSSTSKTVILSKSSQPDHDVDYLFGQVSIDKAFVDWSGNCGNLSAAVGSFAISSGLVDAANLPENGVATVRIWQANIGKTIIAKVPMTAGEVQETGDFELDGVTFPAAEVQLEFMDPAADDEGGGSMFPTGNLVDDLDVPGVGTLKATLIDAGIPTIFVNASDINYTGTELQDAINNDAKALEMFETIRAHGAVKMGLIKSIEEAAGRQHTPKVAFVAPAQDYTSSSGKTVAASDVDLLVRALSMGKLHHAMMGTAAVAIGTAAAIPGTLVNLAAGGGDRESVRFGHPSGTLKVGAEAKQVEGEWTVTKAIMSRSARILMEGWVRIPGDAF; encoded by the coding sequence ATGACTCATGTACCTCAAATTAAAATTCCTGCGACTTATATCCGTGGCGGGACCAGTAAAGGCGTATTCTTTCGACTGCAGGATTTGCCGGAAGCTGCACAGGCACCCGGTGCAGCCCGAGATGCCATACTGTTACGTGTGATCGGCAGTCCCGACCCCTATGGCAAGCAAATCGATGGTATGGGCGGGGCGACCTCAAGTACCAGTAAAACCGTAATATTGTCCAAGAGCAGTCAACCGGATCACGATGTTGATTATCTATTTGGCCAGGTGTCAATCGACAAGGCATTTGTTGACTGGAGTGGTAATTGTGGCAACCTGTCTGCGGCAGTGGGTTCATTCGCGATCAGCAGCGGTCTGGTGGATGCGGCGAATCTCCCGGAAAACGGGGTTGCTACTGTGCGTATCTGGCAGGCGAACATCGGCAAAACCATTATTGCCAAGGTGCCGATGACCGCAGGCGAAGTGCAGGAAACCGGTGATTTCGAGTTGGATGGCGTAACCTTCCCGGCGGCGGAAGTCCAGTTGGAATTTATGGATCCTGCTGCGGATGACGAAGGTGGCGGTTCCATGTTCCCCACCGGCAACCTGGTGGATGACCTGGACGTGCCGGGTGTTGGAACCCTGAAAGCAACGCTGATCGATGCGGGCATCCCGACGATCTTCGTCAATGCTTCGGACATCAACTACACCGGTACCGAGCTGCAGGATGCGATTAATAACGATGCCAAGGCATTAGAGATGTTTGAAACCATTCGTGCCCACGGTGCGGTTAAAATGGGATTGATCAAGTCCATTGAAGAGGCCGCGGGTCGCCAGCATACACCCAAGGTCGCGTTTGTTGCGCCGGCTCAGGATTACACCTCCTCCAGCGGTAAAACCGTAGCCGCGAGTGATGTGGATCTTTTGGTTCGTGCCTTGTCCATGGGCAAGTTACACCATGCCATGATGGGGACCGCAGCGGTCGCCATTGGTACTGCAGCGGCGATACCCGGTACATTGGTTAATTTGGCTGCAGGTGGTGGAGATCGGGAATCCGTTCGCTTTGGCCACCCTTCCGGTACGTTGAAAGTGGGTGCAGAGGCCAAACAGGTTGAAGGTGAGTGGACGGTGACCAAGGCCATCATGAGCCGTAGTGCCCGCATCCTCATGGAAGGCTGGGTTCGTATCCCCGGTGATGCCTTCTAA
- a CDS encoding ADP-ribosylglycohydrolase family protein, with protein MTSIEQYKGCFLGLAMGDAFAAPFEGGPIERLLWRAIGHTSTGERRFTDDTQMAIDLTKSFLHNHRIDQDHLAQQFAQSYRWSRGYGPSTSNLLKRIKKGNCWREINKKKFKGGSFGNGAAMRAPILALCFPQDTQRLLESTIRSAEITHAHPLGIEGAKLIALVTQKALAKSPNETVLKEMLHLCESETFVDKTMYCQSALRQATLEPRTIRIHLGNGIAATDSCVTAIYFALKFRDLDFDIMLGQIIKLGGDTDTIGAMAGAIWGAFNGSATLEPKISKLERGQDIISYAEQLFQHQSL; from the coding sequence ATGACAAGCATTGAACAGTACAAAGGTTGCTTTTTAGGACTCGCGATGGGCGATGCATTTGCCGCCCCCTTTGAAGGTGGCCCTATCGAACGACTACTTTGGCGAGCAATCGGGCACACATCGACCGGTGAAAGACGATTTACCGATGACACTCAAATGGCAATTGATTTAACCAAGTCATTTCTCCATAACCACAGGATTGACCAAGACCATCTGGCACAGCAATTTGCTCAAAGCTATCGATGGTCAAGGGGCTACGGCCCTTCCACCTCGAACCTGTTAAAACGTATCAAAAAGGGTAACTGCTGGCGAGAGATCAACAAAAAAAAGTTTAAAGGCGGATCCTTCGGAAATGGAGCCGCAATGCGAGCGCCAATACTGGCCCTGTGCTTCCCGCAAGATACTCAACGTCTACTTGAAAGTACTATTAGAAGCGCAGAGATTACCCATGCGCACCCATTAGGCATAGAAGGCGCTAAACTCATCGCGCTTGTAACACAAAAGGCCTTAGCCAAATCACCGAACGAAACAGTTTTGAAGGAGATGCTTCATCTTTGCGAATCGGAAACGTTCGTCGATAAAACAATGTATTGTCAGTCTGCACTGAGACAAGCGACACTGGAACCCAGAACCATTCGAATTCATCTCGGAAATGGCATAGCCGCCACAGACTCATGCGTAACCGCCATTTACTTCGCGTTGAAATTCCGAGATCTGGATTTTGATATCATGCTCGGTCAAATCATCAAACTAGGTGGTGATACCGATACAATAGGTGCCATGGCTGGTGCGATTTGGGGGGCATTCAACGGTAGCGCAACACTCGAGCCGAAGATAAGCAAGCTCGAGCGAGGCCAGGATATTATCTCGTATGCTGAGCAGTTATTTCAGCATCAGAGTCTGTAA
- a CDS encoding methylenetetrahydrofolate reductase codes for MLRNKILNREDGIVFYGIVPPKKDTDPERVREISELQMSRLKGRSIDGMVLYDIQDESSRTSEKRPFPFMETLDSFRYSREYLSALDVPKIIYRSVGKYTKDTLSQFIQAVDTEKELSVFVGASSMDQDVTMTMREAYALRSQLNPELLVGGVTIPERHLTKLDEHMRVFSKMQQGCSFFVSQGVYDVNASKNFLSDYYFYGQENGIELAPIIFTLTPCGSRKTLEFMKWLGIEIPRWLENELVHSEDILQKSVEFSVQSYKELRAYAAEKNIPIGCNIESVAVRKAEVEASIEMLDMINAG; via the coding sequence ATGCTCAGAAACAAGATTTTGAATCGTGAAGACGGCATTGTGTTTTACGGGATAGTTCCGCCCAAAAAAGACACAGATCCGGAACGGGTCCGCGAAATTTCCGAGTTGCAGATGTCTCGCCTGAAAGGCCGCTCGATTGATGGCATGGTGTTATATGATATTCAGGACGAATCGTCCCGAACCAGTGAAAAAAGACCATTCCCGTTTATGGAAACGCTGGACTCCTTTCGCTACAGCAGAGAGTACCTGTCCGCGTTAGATGTGCCCAAGATCATTTATCGTTCTGTTGGTAAATACACAAAGGATACGTTGTCTCAGTTCATTCAGGCCGTTGATACGGAGAAAGAACTCAGCGTGTTCGTGGGAGCATCGTCCATGGATCAAGATGTCACGATGACCATGCGTGAAGCGTACGCATTGCGCTCACAACTCAATCCAGAGCTTTTGGTCGGTGGTGTGACGATTCCCGAGCGACACCTGACCAAGCTTGACGAGCACATGCGCGTATTCAGCAAGATGCAGCAAGGCTGTTCGTTTTTCGTCTCACAAGGCGTGTATGACGTAAATGCCTCCAAAAACTTTTTATCGGATTACTATTTCTACGGCCAGGAAAACGGCATTGAACTGGCTCCGATCATCTTCACCTTGACCCCCTGTGGTTCCCGAAAAACACTGGAATTTATGAAGTGGCTGGGGATCGAGATACCCCGTTGGCTGGAAAATGAATTAGTCCACTCCGAAGATATTCTGCAGAAATCCGTGGAGTTTTCAGTTCAAAGTTACAAGGAACTCAGAGCCTATGCAGCCGAAAAGAATATTCCCATCGGCTGCAACATCGAAAGCGTTGCCGTCCGAAAAGCAGAAGTTGAAGCATCAATCGAAATGCTTGATATGATTAATGCAGGATAA
- the acnD gene encoding Fe/S-dependent 2-methylisocitrate dehydratase AcnD: MNTEYRKSLPGSNLDYFDTRAAVDAIKPGAYDGLPYTSRILAEQLVRRCEPEKLTDSLTQLIERKRDLDFPWYPARVVCHDILGQTALVDLAGLRDAIAEKGGDPSKVNPVVPTQLIVDHSLAVECGGFDPDAFAKNREIEERRNEDRFHFIEWTKTAFENVDVIPAGNGIMHQINLEKMSPVVQSRDGIAFPDTCVGTDSHTPHVDALGVISVGVGGLEAETVMLGRASMMRLPDIVGVELKGKRQPGITATDIVLALTEYLRKERVVGAYLEFFGEGASSLTIGDRATISNMTPEYGATAAMFYIDEQTIDYLKLTGREPAQVELVENYAKETGLWADSLQGAEYERVLSFDLSAVVRNIAGPSNPHARVATSDLASKGIAGSWEEKEGEMPDGAVIIAAITSCTNTSNPRNVVAAGLLARKANELGLIRKPWVKSSFAPGSKVAELYLKESNLLADLEKLGFGIVAFACTTCNGMSGALDPKIQQEIIDRDLYSTAVLSGNRNFDGRIHPYAKQAFLASPPLVVAYAIAGTVRFDIEKDVLGTDSEGNPITLKDIWPSDEEIDAIVGEYVKPQQFRDVYIPMFDLGAIERAESPLYDWRPQSTYIRRPPYWEGALAAERTLKGMRPLAVLGDNITTDHLSPSNAILASSAAGEYLAKMGLPEEDFNSYATHRGDHLTAQRATLANPKLLNEMVRDESGAVKQGSLARVEPEGQVSRMWEAIETYMERKQPLIVVAGADYGQGSSRDWAAKGVRLAGVEAIVAEGFERIHRTNLIGMGVLPLQFQDGTNRNTLELDGTETYDVIGERNPRATLTLVIHRQNGEQVEVPVTCRLDTAEEVSIYEAGGVLQRFAQDFLEAESA; this comes from the coding sequence ATGAATACTGAATACCGTAAATCCCTCCCGGGCAGCAATCTGGATTATTTTGACACCCGTGCCGCGGTTGATGCGATAAAACCCGGAGCCTATGATGGCCTGCCGTACACCTCCCGCATCCTGGCTGAACAGTTGGTGCGACGTTGTGAACCGGAAAAGCTGACTGACTCCCTGACCCAGTTAATCGAACGCAAACGTGATCTGGACTTTCCATGGTATCCCGCGCGTGTTGTTTGTCATGACATTCTGGGCCAGACCGCACTGGTGGACCTGGCAGGTCTGCGAGACGCCATTGCTGAAAAAGGTGGCGACCCCTCCAAAGTAAATCCTGTGGTGCCGACGCAATTGATTGTGGATCACTCCCTGGCCGTTGAGTGCGGCGGTTTTGACCCTGATGCGTTTGCCAAGAACCGTGAAATCGAAGAGCGCCGCAACGAAGACCGTTTCCACTTTATTGAATGGACTAAAACCGCATTTGAAAATGTGGATGTGATTCCGGCCGGTAATGGCATCATGCACCAGATTAATCTGGAGAAAATGTCACCTGTTGTGCAATCCCGCGATGGTATTGCATTCCCGGATACCTGTGTGGGCACCGATAGCCACACGCCTCACGTTGATGCCCTGGGGGTTATTTCTGTGGGCGTGGGCGGTCTGGAAGCCGAGACGGTTATGCTGGGTCGCGCGTCCATGATGCGTCTGCCGGACATTGTGGGTGTTGAACTGAAAGGCAAGCGCCAGCCCGGTATTACGGCCACGGATATTGTCCTGGCGTTGACCGAATACCTGCGTAAAGAGCGCGTTGTGGGTGCTTACCTGGAATTCTTCGGCGAAGGCGCATCCAGTCTGACTATTGGAGATCGGGCAACCATTTCCAATATGACTCCGGAGTATGGTGCAACCGCAGCCATGTTCTACATCGACGAACAAACGATTGATTACCTGAAACTGACTGGACGTGAGCCGGCACAGGTAGAACTGGTTGAAAACTACGCCAAAGAGACCGGCCTGTGGGCTGACAGTTTGCAAGGTGCAGAATACGAGCGGGTATTGAGCTTTGATTTGTCTGCAGTTGTCCGTAACATTGCGGGACCATCCAACCCCCATGCACGGGTCGCCACTTCAGATCTGGCCTCCAAAGGCATCGCCGGTAGTTGGGAAGAGAAAGAAGGCGAAATGCCGGATGGTGCAGTAATTATTGCTGCAATTACCTCCTGTACCAACACCAGTAACCCTCGTAACGTGGTTGCCGCTGGCCTTTTGGCACGGAAAGCCAACGAACTGGGTCTGATTCGCAAGCCATGGGTTAAGTCGTCTTTCGCACCGGGCTCCAAAGTAGCAGAGTTGTATCTTAAAGAGTCAAATCTGCTGGCTGATCTGGAAAAACTGGGCTTTGGTATTGTGGCCTTTGCCTGTACCACCTGTAACGGTATGAGTGGTGCATTGGATCCGAAGATTCAGCAAGAAATCATTGATCGGGATCTTTATTCGACAGCCGTACTTTCGGGCAACCGTAACTTTGACGGTCGAATTCACCCGTACGCCAAGCAGGCATTTTTGGCATCACCACCGCTGGTCGTGGCCTATGCGATTGCGGGTACGGTACGGTTCGATATTGAAAAAGATGTTTTGGGTACCGATAGTGAAGGTAACCCGATCACCTTGAAAGATATCTGGCCCTCCGACGAAGAAATCGATGCAATTGTCGGCGAATACGTTAAACCTCAGCAGTTCCGTGATGTTTACATTCCGATGTTTGATCTGGGGGCAATCGAGCGCGCAGAAAGCCCGTTGTATGACTGGCGCCCACAAAGCACGTACATTCGTCGACCACCCTACTGGGAAGGCGCTCTGGCCGCAGAACGTACCCTGAAAGGCATGCGACCACTGGCGGTTTTGGGTGATAACATTACAACCGATCACCTGTCTCCTTCCAATGCGATTCTGGCCAGCAGTGCCGCAGGCGAATACCTGGCGAAAATGGGCCTGCCGGAAGAAGACTTTAACTCCTATGCGACTCACCGTGGTGACCACTTGACTGCACAGCGGGCGACGCTGGCAAACCCGAAATTGCTGAATGAGATGGTGCGCGACGAAAGTGGTGCAGTCAAACAGGGCTCTCTGGCTCGTGTAGAACCGGAAGGTCAGGTTTCCCGAATGTGGGAAGCGATCGAGACCTATATGGAACGCAAGCAGCCGCTGATTGTGGTAGCCGGTGCGGACTATGGTCAAGGCTCTTCCCGGGACTGGGCTGCGAAAGGGGTGCGTCTGGCAGGGGTTGAGGCGATTGTTGCCGAAGGATTTGAGCGTATTCACCGTACCAACCTGATCGGTATGGGGGTATTGCCTTTGCAATTCCAGGACGGCACCAACCGCAATACGCTGGAACTGGATGGCACTGAGACCTATGACGTTATCGGTGAACGCAATCCACGTGCAACACTGACCTTGGTTATTCATCGTCAAAACGGTGAGCAGGTTGAAGTTCCAGTCACCTGTCGTCTGGACACAGCGGAAGAAGTTTCCATTTACGAAGCGGGTGGTGTGCTCCAGCGCTTTGCCCAGGACTTTTTGGAAGCTGAGTCAGCTTAA
- a CDS encoding NYN domain-containing protein, with translation MLKAGIFLDMENLNMNGGWGMRYEVIKELVEAQGTTVLRANAYVAVDTSREMRDYEYKEKAQNRREKMRLAGFHIVEKEIKRYRNSDGTETVKANADLDMAVDALLQAENLDYIMIGSGDGDFLRLVRALQNKGKRVDAIAFNNVSGDLRREVDYYFPGAIIPKLLPIKHNAQKRRVRGVLDYVNDEKGYGFLSIRTGYHVTDIESGIFCHISQLTEDGVNITNDRFSTLASSNAVIEFDRVESGRGGFQAESAVVYQGNS, from the coding sequence ATGCTGAAAGCTGGTATATTTCTGGATATGGAAAACCTGAATATGAATGGTGGCTGGGGGATGCGGTATGAGGTGATCAAGGAGCTGGTGGAGGCTCAGGGGACTACGGTATTGCGGGCCAATGCCTACGTAGCGGTGGATACGAGTCGGGAAATGCGGGATTACGAGTATAAGGAGAAAGCGCAGAATCGCCGGGAAAAGATGCGTCTAGCCGGTTTTCATATCGTTGAAAAGGAAATCAAACGCTACCGTAACTCCGATGGTACCGAGACGGTGAAAGCGAATGCAGATCTGGATATGGCGGTGGATGCGCTGTTGCAAGCCGAGAATCTGGATTACATTATGATCGGCAGCGGGGACGGTGACTTTTTACGTTTGGTCCGGGCGCTGCAGAATAAAGGCAAACGGGTTGATGCGATTGCGTTTAACAATGTCAGCGGCGACCTGCGTCGGGAGGTGGACTATTACTTCCCCGGTGCCATTATTCCAAAACTGTTGCCGATCAAACATAACGCGCAAAAGCGCAGAGTGCGCGGTGTACTGGACTATGTTAATGATGAAAAAGGTTACGGGTTCCTGTCGATTCGAACGGGTTATCACGTGACGGATATTGAGTCCGGCATTTTCTGCCATATTTCCCAATTGACCGAAGATGGGGTCAATATCACCAACGACCGCTTTTCGACGCTGGCCTCCAGTAACGCCGTGATTGAGTTTGACCGGGTCGAGTCCGGACGCGGTGGTTTTCAGGCTGAAAGCGCGGTGGTTTATCAAGGCAATTCCTGA